TCCATGGCCACATGCTATAGCGAGTCATGAAATGAAGGCGCAGGACAATGCATCATAAAGGAGGGGTAAGAGCTCATTTCAAAGGGGAAAGAGGAAGATGATCTGCTAGCAAGCAGCATGCAAGCCCAACCTTTCTCcttataaaatttaaaaaaaaaaatgaaaaagaaagaaaaaaatcctctcctcAAATGCCTGTaacatttacccaaaaaattattgcaacctctctctctctctctctctctctctctctctctctctctctctctctctctctctctctctctcaaatcacagaaaaaaaaatgtaaacaacGGAGGAAAGCCAATCTTGACCCAATCAGCATGGGAGTCCTTGTTTAATTTCCGAAATCCATGCTTCTCTGTAATACCAACCCTAATTGATCAAAGAAGGGACAATGGAGAGTGGTGGAGCGATTGCAAACTACTCTAAGAATCTTGCTGGCCGGCCACCGGATAAAGGAAAGGAGAAATTGATCACTGATTTTTAGCGGACGGATAGTAGGGAAGAAGGTGAGGGTGAGGCTGATGTTGATGCCACTCCACTGGTTTTGAATGATAATGGTGTGGCTCCAACACTACTTGTAGAAGGAGGGCCATCTGTGGCTCCAACCCCAAAGAAATCTTATGCCAAAGTTGTCGGCAACACCTTTCCGGAGGTAAGTGAACTCCCTGATCCAGTTCATGCTGGGAATTCCACCAAGGTGATAATCCCACAAGATGCATACGAAGATCGGCTTGGGAGATACAGATATTCCTTAATTGGTAGAACCAACTTCCGAAATATTTCTTTGGATGATGTTCGAAGGGAGGCTATCAAGTCTTGGGATCTGAAGGGAATTGTGAAGATGGTGCCCATGAGCAAGGGTTATACCATCTTTCAATTTCATTCTGAGAGCGATATGGTTTCAATGTGGAGGAGGAGCCCTATGAAGGTTAGAGGTCAGTTGGTGCGCTTCCAGCGGTGGCTCCCTAATTTCAATATTCATGAAAAACCTGTTAACAAGGCTCTCGTTTGGGTGCAATTTCCAGACTTGTCCCTGGAGTACTGGCATGAAAAAGTGTTGTTGACCATGGCAAAAGCTGCTGGCCGCCCTCTTGCTCTTGACCAACGCACAAAAAATATCATGTACAGGAATTATGCTCATGTCCTCGTCGAGATAGAGATCGGGGGCCTGTGGCCAGAGGAGATTCAGGTTGAACGTATGCAATCCGGGACTAACAACCTATTCTGGTTCAAGCGAAAATTATTTTATGAGGATTCTATGGGGAAGTGCAGTTTTTGTAAGAAAGAAGGACACACCATTGGAGActacagagaaaaaaattagTAGACTCTAAGGCTGCTCGGCATGTGGACGACGGTGGTATCCCAAGTGCAATCTATGTTGATGGCT
The Macadamia integrifolia cultivar HAES 741 unplaced genomic scaffold, SCU_Mint_v3 scaffold1717, whole genome shotgun sequence DNA segment above includes these coding regions:
- the LOC122064696 gene encoding uncharacterized protein LOC122064696, with amino-acid sequence MAKINSNVIIVENLDMPKKVVGFCYAVSTSIPSTISSWVIDSGATNHMTEGGPSVAPTPKKSYAKVVGNTFPEVSELPDPVHAGNSTKVIIPQDAYEDRLGRYRYSLIGRTNFRNISLDDVRREAIKSWDLKGIVKMVPMSKGYTIFQFHSESDMVSMWRRSPMKVRGQLVRFQRWLPNFNIHEKPVNKALVWVQFPDLSLEYWHEKVLLTMAKAAGRPLALDQRTKNIMYRNYAHVLVEIEIGGLWPEEIQVERMQSGTNNLFWFKRKLFYEDSMGKCSFCKKEGHTIGDYREKN